A region of Etheostoma cragini isolate CJK2018 chromosome 2, CSU_Ecrag_1.0, whole genome shotgun sequence DNA encodes the following proteins:
- the LOC117936483 gene encoding uncharacterized protein LOC117936483, giving the protein MGVRCIVKSCNNKQGRPGNTMMFHRIPTKNADRLNQWLLALDMDPNTSVTTFKNHRVCSEHFTKDDYYEKMELATRTMKHVLKDTAIPSIVQTGRSGSPAATLHDAWAVMDRSPGQVRSTGIQANIPETCTVTMEKPTLQHIVDEEAILQLMKNCPMCNRKCRCSTRTRSPYFIVYQSCYYCNYQRKWANQPEARNMNIR; this is encoded by the exons ATGGGTGTTCGCTGTATTGTAAAGAGCTGCAACAATAAACAGGGGAGACCAGGTAATACTATGATGTTTCATAGAATTCCAACCAAAAACGCTGACCGGTTAAATCAATGGCTACTTGCTCTGGATATGGATCCAAATACATCTGTAACCACATTCAAGAACCATCGTGTTTGCTCAGAACATTTCACTAAGGAtgattattatgaaaaaatggaATTAGCCACACGGACCATGAAACATGTGCTGAAGGATACGGCCATCCCATCGATAGTACAGACCGGACGAAGTGGATCCCCCGCGGCTACG CTGCATGACGCCTGGGCAGTAATGGACAGATCACCTGGCCAGGTCAGAAGCACAG gCATACAAGCAAATATCCCAGAGACATGCACTGTAACCATGGAGAA ACCAACTCTGCAGCACATTGTGGACGAGGAGGCTATTCTTCAGCTGATGAAGAACTGTCCGATGTGCAACAGAAAATGCCGCTGTTCAACACGCACTCGCAGTCCTTACTTCATAGTCTACCAGAGCTGTTACTACTGCAATTATCAACGCAAGTGGGCCAACCAGCCTGAAGCTAGAAATATGAACATTCGTTAG